The genomic segment CGGCGATCGACAGCCCGTACGGGCCGGCGCCGACGATCACCACGTCCGTATCGAGGCCGAACTCATGAGGCATGGTGCGGGTGCTCCGTCGTCCGCCGGCCGGACCGGCCGGGGTGTGGATCGAATGGGAAGAACTCGTGGGCGGATCGCTTGTCCGGGTTCGCACGAAACGGGCTATTTCCCCGCGCGAGCGAGCAGATCACTCAGTGCGCGGCGATCGGCCGCGTTCAGCTTGTTCAGGTCGGGCTTCGGTTCCGGCTTATGGGTGAACAGCCTTCGGTACAGCCGCATCACCCATCGGCGTTCGGGCCACGGGGCGCGGAGCAGTTCGCGCACCAGGGCCGGCTCTTGCCACGGGATGTCCTGGCGGCACTGGGCGTAAAACGGGTGGTCGGGGGTCCACGCGGTCGCCTGCGGGAAGAACGCGACCACCGGTTCGTTGATGGGCGGGTCGGGGCGGAGCGCCGCCGGCGCGCCCAGGTGCCGGCACAAAACGCCCACGAGGTCGCCCTGGCCCGGCAGGTTCAAGTGCCCGAGTTGCGTACACCGCGGGTTCAGTTCGATGAGGTACGGCGTACCGGTCGCTTCCTCGATAACGAAGTCCAGTCCGTGGAACCCGCTCAGCGACAGTTCGGCCGCGACCCGTTTCGATACGTCGGCAATTTCACGATTGGTGATGAAGCGAATGATCGTGCTCGCCCCCGTCTCCCCCTGAGTGGCCACGGCCTCGACGGTCACCGAGCCGAGCACGGCCCCGCGCCAGCACGCCAGCATGGTGTTCGCGGGCCGGCCGGGAATGTAACTTTGCAAGATGATTTCGGGCGGGCGCTGGGACTCGAACGGCCAGAAGGCCAGCGGATCGCGGTTCACGACCCACCGCTTCCATCGGACGAGCGGAGACGGGCGCGTGTCGAACCCCCGGAACGCGCTCAGTGCCTCGGACCGGGACCGGACGATTTGGACGCCGTAACCGCCGGAGGTGCCGCCCCGCTTCATCACCGCCGGGCCGGATTCGGCGAACGGCCATTCGTCGATGTCGGCCGGGTGCCGAACGTGAACCGTGTCCGGGACGGACAGGCCCCGCGCCCGCGCGAGCTTCATGAACCCGATCCGGCTGCGCGTGACGGGGTACATGTCCGGGGCGCCAATGGAGGCCGCGATGAGGGCTCGCAAATCGGGCCGCTGGTGGTACACGTCGTGCAGCAGCCCGGCCGCGGCATCGTCGCAGGGAACGACCACCGTCGGGGCCGCGGCCGCGAGCGCCGCCGCGAGCGAGCCGGGCGCGTCGAACGGGTCGAAGTCGTGAACGACTCTGATGCCGGTGACGTGACGGAGCGGGTGCCCGCGCGGGCCGATGGCGGAAACGGTGCACCCGTGCTCGACCAGCCGGATGCCGACCCGCGCCGCAATCGGCACCCAGGCCGTTGCGATCAGGAAGACGGAGAGGTTCGCCGGGCCGGCCGCCTTACCCGTCTGGCGGGGCGGGGCGCTACGCGGGGCCGGATTCGAACCAAGACCGGGCCGGCGCAATATGGACATGGGCGGACCTCACAACCGAAATCCGGCTGGTGGGAGAGTGAACAATCGAAACGGGCGATCGAGCGGCGGGCTCCGGCCGTCACAAACGCTCATCGGGCCGCGGGCGGCACAGGTTCCGTCCCGCCCGGGTCGCGCCGTCAAGCCGGCGCCGGCTCAGGTGAACTTCAGCAAGGCCTTCAGTTGTTTCTCGGACAGGGGGCTATCAAACTCGCAGCCGTGGACCCAGTGCCCGGCCGTTTCGGACTGGACCCGAACGACCCGCACCGTCAGGTGCTGGGGCGGGCCGCTCGGGTCGACCAGCAGCTCGACGAACAGCTCCGTTCCCGGCTCGAAGCGCCGCGCCAGCAGCACCCCGACCCCGCGGGCCGACACGTTTTGGACGACGAGCGGCCACGTTTCCTGCGAGTCGCTCCCGGCGTGGACGTCGGTGTTGACCACACCGAAGCTCCCGACCGCCAGCGGGTAGCGGGCGTCGGCCCGGCGGTCCGCGGGGAGGGCGGCCGGGGCGGGGAGCGGCGCGGGCGTCGTGACGACGTCCTCCTTCGGGCGCCGGCGCCCGGTGAGGATCTTGAAGAA from the Frigoriglobus tundricola genome contains:
- a CDS encoding ATP-grasp domain-containing protein, giving the protein MSILRRPGLGSNPAPRSAPPRQTGKAAGPANLSVFLIATAWVPIAARVGIRLVEHGCTVSAIGPRGHPLRHVTGIRVVHDFDPFDAPGSLAAALAAAAPTVVVPCDDAAAGLLHDVYHQRPDLRALIAASIGAPDMYPVTRSRIGFMKLARARGLSVPDTVHVRHPADIDEWPFAESGPAVMKRGGTSGGYGVQIVRSRSEALSAFRGFDTRPSPLVRWKRWVVNRDPLAFWPFESQRPPEIILQSYIPGRPANTMLACWRGAVLGSVTVEAVATQGETGASTIIRFITNREIADVSKRVAAELSLSGFHGLDFVIEEATGTPYLIELNPRCTQLGHLNLPGQGDLVGVLCRHLGAPAALRPDPPINEPVVAFFPQATAWTPDHPFYAQCRQDIPWQEPALVRELLRAPWPERRWVMRLYRRLFTHKPEPKPDLNKLNAADRRALSDLLARAGK